A window from Schistosoma haematobium chromosome 3, whole genome shotgun sequence encodes these proteins:
- the COQ3 gene encoding Hexaprenyldihydroxybenzoate methyltransferase, mitochondrial, variant 2 (EggNog:ENOG410V6BX~COG:H) codes for MARHYLFPAVKLLKQKCFPSLSGMKSCQNFSSMQIDETEGANFKRFAQHWWDYDGDLQPLHTMNRLRVPFIQNGLCPLTTLSTIDSVCLPLKGTKILDVGCGGGILAEALSMLGAEVLGIDLVEEGIKVAQEHVEATSYRWVDHPDLHKPTYKLTSVQSISQEYPCQFDAVVASEVLEHVTDWEDMLNSLKQCLKVRNIS; via the exons ATGGCACGTCATTACTTGTTTCCTGCAGTGAAATTACTCAAGCAGAAATGTTTTCCATCCCTCAGTGGAATGAAGAGTTGTCAGAATTTTTCCAGTATGCAAATCGACGAAACAGAAGGCGCTAACTTCAAACGTTTCGCCCAGCATTGGTGGGACTATGATG gaGATTTACAGCCATTGCATACTATGAATCGTTTGCGTGTACCATTTATTCAAAATGGTCTTTGTCCATTAACTACATTATCTACAATTGATTCAGTTTGTTTACCTTTGAAAGGTACGAAGATTTTAGATGTTGGTTGTGGTGGAGGTATTTTAGCGGAA GCACTATCTATGTTGGGAGCAGAAGTTTTGGGCATAGACTTAGTAGAAGAGGGTATAAAAGTAGCACAAGAACATGTTGAAGCTACATCTTATCGCTGGGTTGATCATCCAGATTTACATAAACCTACATATAAACTTACTAGTGTGCAATCAATTAGTCAAGAATATCCATGTCAATTCGACGCAGTTGTTGCGTCTGAAGTATTAGAACACGTTACTGATTGGGAGGATATGTTGAACAGTTTAAAACAGTGCTTGAAAGTAAGAAATATATCATAG